A stretch of the Capsicum annuum cultivar UCD-10X-F1 chromosome 10, UCD10Xv1.1, whole genome shotgun sequence genome encodes the following:
- the LOC107844714 gene encoding putative late blight resistance protein homolog R1A-10, translating into MAKHFLLLLLIALVSFCCVVLAFEPSPMQDFCVADPASPGIANQFDPEKIKSFEEIIISAANDAEDFIEMCWTCENASESSLNKNLRPVVERINIIENEVMEIVSDFSTSSHDMDDHQALESVGDFLIDSTSSRSNWMLQHLEGDIVQGLDGDLEIIVRILKEPLSYLDIVTISGMGGIGKTTLARKAHDHLKIRYHFDIRVWVTISQVHGSRNLSLEALHCLSKKTNIEIEKDYEKKDDNELADLVQKTLKVRRYLVVVNDIWSTDVWDSIRAIFPNCNNRSRILLTTRETKVAIYANPDSRHEMNPLNLENSWKLLRDKVFGPEYDHPPELEEIGQQIAEKCLGLSLTISVIARHLSKVARALESWMDVSRTMGEIIANHPDKCLGVLSLSYHNLPNHLKPCFLSMGSFLEDYQVETWGLIQLWIAEGFIRRPESDKSLEEVAEDYLEDLISRNLIIVNKRRFSSEIKVCGMHDLGVTDLLREFCLIEVEMTKFMHVERNGVVLTLSTQKYNGHRFSFQINGYSDDRRFKLLPSVARSIYLFSKTHNFLSLEVFSSFHLLRVLAIFDENGRYHSIPPVITKLFHLRYLQVRSHADLPASISELQNLQTLIYERCYNHTTLPEKIWTMKNLRHMHIRHVCYLPSPRRKSILNKHLVTGMPNLVELSNLYFTNCTNEILSSIPNLKRLIVHYNDFRKKSSVNRPIDMSSLTKLEALKCVSNAFLSWTPPISIKKSFFPASLKRLTFSGWFGFPWEDISTLVKLPNLEELKLKDRAAIGDVWRLRDDDIFESLKLLLFRRVLLVNWLVSCENFPSLKRLVLKKCDNLKEIPIDFGEIFSLESIELHNCSTSAEDSARKIEQEQEDMGNNCLKVYIHT; encoded by the exons ATTTGATCctgaaaaaatcaaatctttcGAGGAAATAATAATATCTGCTGCTAATGATGCAGAAGATTTTATTGAGATGTGCTGGACATGTGAAAATGCATCTGAAAGTTCACTAAACAAGAATTTGCGACCGGTTGttgaaagaataaatataatagaGAATGAAGTGATGGAGATTGTTTCTGATTTTAGCACAAGTAGTCATGACATGGATGATCATCAAGCTCTTGAATCTGTGGGGGATTTCTTGATTGACAGTACTTCTTCTAGAAGTAACTGGATGCTGCAACATTTGGAAGGTGATATCGTGCAAGGACTTGATGGGGATTTGGAGATTATAGTTAGAATATTGAAAGAGCCGTTGTCCTATCTAGACATTGTCACAATATCAGGCATGGGTGGCATCGGCAAAACAACACTTGCTAGAAAAGCTCATGATCATCTGAAAATCAGGTATCATTTTGACATTCGTGTTTGGGTTACAATATCTCAAGTACATGGAAGTAGAAATTTGTCGTTAGAAGCTTTACATTGCCTTTCCAAGAAAACAAATATTGAGATAGAAAAAGATTATGAAAAGAAGGACGACAATGAATTAGCCGACCTGGTGCAGAAAACACTAAAGGTTCGGAGATACCTTGTTGTAGTTAATGATATTTGGAGTACGGATGTTTGGGATAGCATAAGAGCAATATTTCCTAATTGCAATAATAGGAGTCGAATCTTATTGACCACTAGAGAAACAAAGGTTGCAATATATGCAAATCCTGATAGCCGTCATGAGATGAACCCCTTGAATTTAGAAAACAGTTGGAAGTTACTTCGTGATAAAGTGTTTGGACCAGAATATGATCATCCTCCTGAGTTGGAAGAAATTGGACAGCAAATAGCGGAAAAATGCCTAGGACTATCCTTGACAATTTCAGTGATTGCGAGACATCTCTCTAAAGTGGCCAGGGCATTAGAAAGTTGGATGGATGTTTCCCGAaccatgggtgaaatcattgctAATCATCCAGATAAATGCTTAGGAGTGCTCAGTTTGAGTTACCACAACTTGCCTAATCACCTCAAACCGTGCTTTCTTTCTATGGGTAGTTTCCTGGAGGATTATCAGGTTGAGACTTGGGGATTGATTCAATTATGGATCGCTGAAGGTTTTATAAGGAGGCCTGAAAGTGATAAAAGCTTGGAGGAAGTGGCAGAAGATTATTTGGAGGATCTTATCAGCAGGAACTTGATAATCGTTAACAAAAGGAGGTTCAGCAGTGAGATAAAAGTATGTGGAATGCATGATCTT GGTGTTACAGATCTACTGCGTGAATTCTGTTTGATTGAAGTTGAAATGACAAAGTTTATGCATGTTGAGAGAAATGGTGTAGTCCTAACTCTTTCAACACAAAAGTACAATGGTCATCGCTTCAGTTTCCAGATTAACGGTTATTCAGATGATAGGCGTTTCAAGTTATTACCCTCGGTTGCCAGGTCTATCTACTTATTttctaaaactcataattttttaaGTCTTGAAGTTTTCTCCAGTTTCCACCTTCTCAGGGTATTGGCCATTTTCGATGAAAATGGAAGGTACCATTCTATTCCACCTGTAATTACAAAGTTATTTCATCTGAGATATCTACAAGTTCGATCTCATGCAGATCTTCCTGCATCAATCTCGGAGCTTCAGAATCTGCAAACTCTAATTTATGAGAGATGTTATAATCATACAACTTTACCAGAGAAGATATGGACGATGAAGAACTTGAGGCATATGCATATAAGGCATGTCTGTTATTTACCGAGTCCTAGAAGAAAAAGTATCTTAAATAAGCATCTTGTGACAGGGATGCCAAATTTGGTGGAACTTTCTAATCTCTATTTCACTAATTGTACAAATGAAATCCTTTCTAGCATTCCCAATCTAAAAAGATTGATCGTCCATTATAATGACTTTCGTAAAAAGAGTTCGGTCAATCGCCCCATTGATATGTCCAGCTTGACAAAACTCGAAGCATTGAAGTGTGTTAGTAATGCCTTTTTGTCTTGGACACCTCCGATCTCCATCAAGAAGTCTTTCTTCCCAGCATCACTTAAGAGGTTGACTTTCTCTGGCTGGTTTGGTTTTCCTTGGGAAGATATTTCAACTCTTGTCAAGTTGCCAAATCTCGAAGAGCTCAAACTTAAAGATCGTGCAGCTATTGGTGATGTATGGAGATTGCGTGATGATGACATATTCGAAAGCCTAAAGTTGTTGTTATTTCGCAGAGTACTTCTTGTGAATTGGCTAGTGAGCTGTGAGAACTTCCCAAGTCTAAAACGCCTTGTTCTGAAGAAATGCGACAACCTTAAGGAAATTCCAAtagattttggagaaatttttaGTTTGGAGTCGATTGAATTACATAATTGCAGCACTTCGGCTGAGGATTCTGCAAGAAAGATTGAACAAGAACAAGAGGACATGGGAAACAATTGCCTGAAGGTCTACATCCATACATAA